A genomic segment from Modestobacter roseus encodes:
- a CDS encoding sigma-70 family RNA polymerase sigma factor, giving the protein MARRQLRAVEPCRLDVPAAYAAHGPELYRFALRHLGDQGAAQDVVQEVFLRAWRSADSFDAGLASLRTWLFAIARNLVVDESRRGAARPWQRELTDGSGHADVGPPGPGLDERLVDAWVVEEALRRIGTEHRAAIVETHLRGRPHAEVAAELGVPVGTLRSRVFYGLKALRLAMEEMGVEP; this is encoded by the coding sequence ATGGCGCGGCGACAGCTGCGAGCGGTCGAGCCGTGCCGTCTCGACGTCCCGGCCGCCTACGCGGCCCACGGCCCGGAGCTGTACCGCTTCGCCCTGCGGCACCTCGGCGACCAGGGCGCCGCCCAGGACGTCGTGCAGGAGGTGTTCCTGCGGGCCTGGCGGTCGGCGGACTCCTTCGACGCCGGCCTGGCCAGCCTGCGCACGTGGCTGTTCGCCATCGCGCGGAACCTGGTGGTCGACGAATCGCGGCGCGGCGCGGCCCGGCCGTGGCAGCGCGAGCTCACCGACGGCTCGGGGCACGCCGACGTCGGGCCGCCCGGGCCCGGCCTGGACGAGCGGCTGGTCGACGCGTGGGTGGTCGAGGAGGCGCTGCGGCGGATCGGGACCGAGCACCGCGCCGCCATCGTGGAGACCCACCTGCGCGGCCGGCCGCACGCCGAGGTGGCCGCGGAGCTCGGCGTCCCGGTGGGCACACTGCGCAGCCGGGTGTTCTACGGCCTGAAGGCGCTGCGGCTGGCGATGGAGGAGATGGGGGTGGAACCGTGA
- a CDS encoding anti-sigma factor family protein has translation MYALGAGTADERAVVRAHLEGCAACRAELAELTPVAARLADVDPDRLDEPPHRRPGWPTPSSPASPRRAPRPGAGRRPVHPGPGSLPVPSCWPPPRRRSRSAGWSARRLPRHRWRAWPCR, from the coding sequence GTGTACGCCCTGGGGGCGGGGACCGCGGACGAGCGCGCCGTCGTCCGGGCGCACCTCGAGGGCTGCGCCGCCTGCCGCGCCGAGCTGGCCGAGCTGACCCCGGTGGCCGCCCGGCTCGCCGACGTCGACCCGGACCGTCTCGACGAGCCCCCGCACCGCCGCCCGGGCTGGCCGACGCCGTCCTCGCCCGCATCGCCGCGGAGGGCACCCCGTCCCGGCGCGGGACGGCGCCCCGTCCACCCCGGTCCCGGCTCGCTGCCGGTGCCGTCGTGCTGGCCACCGCCGCGGCGGCGTTCGCGGTCGGCTGGCTGGTCCGCCCGACGCCTCCCCCGCCACCGTTGGAGAGCGTGGCCGTGCAGGTGA